CCCGATCCGCAGCCGCAGCGTTCGCTGATTCCCCGATCTCTTTGCGTTGAAAGAGCAGACGCAGTCCGAAGGTGATGAACAGGCCGGCGGTCCCGAATGTGAGCAGCCAAGTTGGCAGCGCTCCCAGGACACTGGCCAAGGCTACGGCGATGAAACCGTGCGCGAGAAAGGCCGCGCATGCGCCGAGCAACACCGGCCACGGTCGATTCCGCGTGGCGAGGAGCAGCACGGTGTAGAGCGTCTTATCCGGCAGCTCCGCGAGCAGGATGAGCAGAAAACTCAAGAGCAATGGAAGTGCATTCACGTCGACGGCGACCGCGGCTGCTGGCTGGAAATTCCTGCTGGGAATAATCGCCCTGCTCGACCAGCCTACGTCGAAGAGCAAACGACGTTGTAGACCTTCAACGCGCGCACCTGATCGAAGAAGGGTCGCTCCGGATCGATGCGGGCCCCGCGATCCTCGGCGACCTGGATCCTCACCGGGCGAATGGATTGCAAAAGGCGGATGCATTCGCTCGGGTCGACCCCCGTGCGGCTCACCACGTCCCGATGAGCCTCGAATCCGACCGCGAACCCAGGCGCCCTGCGCAGGGTCTCCAGCGCGCCGCGGAGCACGTTGATCTCCGCCCCTTCCACGTCGATCTTGAGCACGACGCTGGCATCTTCGATTCCAAGATCGTCGACGCGCTCGACGGAGAACTCGCCCTCGGCCTCAGGCACGATGAACTTCGCAGAATCCGTCCGATCGCGTGGGCTGCTGTCGAGCCGCGCCCGGCCCGGGAAGTCGCTCACCGCTGCATTCTTCGGGACGGCGGTCATCGGCAGTCGTCCGAGATTCGACACGAGGAACGGGAACGCCTCGGCGTTCGGCTCGAAGGCGGTCACGCGACGAAAGTGCGGGAAACGCGCCGCAACGAGCACCGAGAAGATCCCGATGTCCGCGCCGCAATCGATGAGCTCGATGGGTCGTGGCAGTGACTCCGCTGCGGTGACGAGCGCCTCCACGAACGGGGCTTCGTAGCTGGAGACGTAAGACTCGTCCCACCATTCGTTGCATTCTCGATGCAGCGGCACGTCGAGCGATCCGCCCAGGACGGGAATCCGGACCACCTTGTCCAGAAGCCCGAGGCGTTGCGTGATTTCCAACAGCCGCCACCCGCCTCGATAACGGTTGCGGACGAGGTAGACGGCAAGCCGCCAGTACCAGGGAGCCACTGCGATCGGGCTCGTCGCGTCCATCCCGCTGAACATAGGCTCGCCCGCGCTCGTGCGGGAGGGCGCCCGGCCACCCGCCTGCCGTGTAGCCAAGGGAGTGAGTAGATTCGTTCAATCGGGAGGGAGAGATGAGTGGACACCGCTACCCCCTGGCCAAAGGCGGCGGTGGAATGAGCTCGCTTGCGCGGCGGTGGCGTTTGCTATCGGTGCAAGCCTTCGGTCGTTCTGGACCGCTGGTGCTTTCGCGCGTTGCCTCCGCAGCGCTCACCTTCGGCCTGCCGCTCGTCCTGGTGCGGGTGCTCGATCCGCATTCCTTTGGAACCTACAAGCAGTTCTTCCTGGTCGCGCAGACGCTGCTGCTCGTCGGGCAACTCGGGCTGACGCAATCGCTGTACTACTTCTTGCCGCGCGGGGCGGCGCAGCGCGGGGCGTACGTCGCGCAGGTCGTGGCGCTGCTGGCGGGTCTCGGAGCGCTGCTCGGCATCGCCATTTGGACTCTTTCTCCTCTGCTGTCCCGATGGCTGGCCTCGCCTGACCTCGTCGGATTGCGCATACCGCTCGCGGTGTATTCGGCTGCGATGCTCGCGGCCGCGCCTCTCGAGGCCACGCTGGTGTGCGAAGGCCATCTGCGCAAGGCGGCCTTCGCTTACACGGCGAGCGATGTGTTGCGCGCCGCAGCCATCGTCCTCGCGGCCGCCGTCTTCGGCGACACGTGGCTCTTCTGGGCCGCTTGCCTCGTCGCAGTTTTGCGAGTCGGAACGCTGTGGTCGCTCGTGGGCTCAGGGCTCGCGCCGCGCGCGGCGCCGCGCTGGTCGCTGCTGCGGCCGCAGCTTGCCTATGCGCTTCCGTTCGCCGGCTCGAGCCTTCTCTACGTGGTTCACAAGTACCTCCCGCAGTACGTGGTCTCCGCCTGTTTCGACCCGGCCACCTTCGCGCTCTTCGCCGTGGCGTCGTTTCATCTCCCCGTCATCGACATCATCTACACACCGACGTCAGAAGTGTTGATGGTCGAGCTGGGCCGCCGGGAGTCGATGCGGGACCTCCCGGGCGCAGTACGCCATTGGCAAGACTCGATCGAGAGGCTGGCGACGCTGCTTTTCCCGGCCGCGGTAGGGTCCTGGCTGGTCGGTCCGATCCTCCTCCCCATGCTCTTCACGGCCGATTACGCGCCCGCCGTGCCTTTGTTCATGCTGGCGACTGCGGAGATTCCACTGTGGATCTTCCCCTGCGACGCGGTTCTTCGTGCGTCGGGAGACACGCGCTTCCTGTTCCGTTTCAATGCCGTTCGCCTGCTGGTCACAGCCGTGCTGGTCCTGGCCGGCATCCGACTGCTCGGGATTCAGGGGGCGATCGGCGCGGCGATTGTCGCCGAGTCGCTCGGCTGCGCGGTGCTGCTCTCGCGCGCGGGACGATACCTGCGGGTGTCGACCCGCGATCTGGTCGATTGGCGCGCTCTCGTGCGCATCGCGACCTGTGCGGCCCTCGCGGTCGTGCCGGCGCTTGCGCTGCGATTCGTGCTACCGGGCGGGCCGCAGCTGCTGATCGCGTCCGTACTCGTCTACTCTGCCGCTTACTTCACGGTGCGAGCCGTGCTCGGCAGATCCGCTGTTGCAACGACTGCCCCGTTCACGGCCGGGCTCATCGAGAAGTAGCGACGCGGCGCAGGGCACAGAGCCCGATACAGCGCGAGCACCCGGTCCGCGACTCGATCAATCGAATGACCCTCCACGATCCGGGCGCGCGCGGCCAACCCCATCGACGGCGTTTCCAACGCCCGGATCAGGGCGCCGGCAAGCGCGGGCGGATCCTCGGGGGGAACGAGAAGGCCATCGATACCGTCGTCGATGGCGTCCGGCGAGCCGCCCACTGCCGTCGCCACCGTCGAAAGCCCACAGGACATTGCCTCGAGGAGGGCGACGGAGAGACCCTCGCTTCGCGAGGGCATGACTGCGACGTCCGCGGCGCGCAGGAATGGCGCAGGATTGCGAATCGGACCAACGAATCGCACTCCGCGCAGCCCGGCGGCGTGCTCTCGCAGCGCGGCGGCGTCTTCGCCGTCGCCTACGATACATAGCTGCGCCCGGTCCTCGAGATGAGGCCAGGCGTCGAGGAGGACGTCGATTCCCTTCACGTACGACAGCCGGCCAGCATAGACGACCATCGGCGAATCCGAAAGGCCGAGCTCGCGACGCAGCTGTGCGCGCTCGGTCGAATTCGCTGGGTGGAAAACGCGGGTATCGACCCCGTTCGGAATGAAATGGATGCGACCTTCGTCCACGCCGGCGCGCAAGAGCTCCACGGTGATCGGCTTGCAGATGCTCACGAACGCGTCGCCGAAACGTCGCGCTGCCGCAAGCTGCAACCGGCCGGAAGCGCCTCGTGCTTGGAGCTGTGCGACTTCCACCGGGCTGTGCGGGTTCAACACGAGCGGCTTTCCGAGCATCGCGCGACCCAGGTAGCCGACGAGTGCCGGCGCCATGAGCTGGTGGGCGTGGAACAGATGGATATCGTTCCGCAATCGATGCAGCGTCGCGAGGGCGCCGAGCAAGTAGGACGCGGCGCGGATCCCACGCGGCAGACTGGCATCGCCCACGCGATGCACGTGCACGCCGTCCATGCACTCCTGGCGGGAAAGGCCTGTGTGGTGGCGTGTCAAGACGTGCACTTCGACGCCGTGCTCGACGAGCCGACGCGCGAGCTGCAGGGTATGCGTCTGGATACCGCCGATGAACGGCGGAAAAACGCCCGCGAGCATGCCGATACCGAGCGGCATCGAGGTTGCGAAGGTACGGACGGCCTCGCTTGGCGGCAACGTCGACGAGCATGCGGTCTACGTCCGCAGCGAATGGCACAAATTCCAACAGATGGGCGCCCCGCTGCAGGCTTTTGCTGCGCGCGTGGTTCCGCTGCCGCGTTCTGTGCTCGACGTCGGCTGTGGTGCAGGGCAGGAACTCTTGCCTTATCTGGACACCGTATCCGTTGGAATCGATGTCCGACGGAGCGGTCTCGTCGAGGGACGATCGCTGTTCGGCTCCCGGGCGCCATCGCTGCTCGTCGGCGTCGGTGAAGCGCTTCCCTTCGCCCGCGCCGCCTTCGACGTCGTGCTCTGCCGGCTCGCCGTCCCCTACATGAACGTCCGGATGGCTCTCGACGAGATGGCGCGCGTCCTCGCTCCAGGCGGCGTGCTGGTGCTGCAGGTACACCACCTGCGCTACTACCTGCGGCGACTCCTCCGGGCGCGCACGCTCAAGGAGATCGTGCATGCGCTGCGCGTGATCGGACGCGGCGCCGCCTTCGAGCTCACCGGCCGCCAGATGCGCGGCGAGGTGTTCCAGCTGATCGGCTCGCTGCAGCGTATGCTCACCGCGGCTGGGTTCGCGGTCGTGGAGATCGACCAGAGGGATCGGACAGCGCCAATCGCGGTTGCACGGCGCCGGTAAACCCTGGCCTATTCGTGTGGCCGGACCTGCTTGCGGACCTTCTTGAGGAAAGTCCGGGTGCACCGGCCGTGCGTGCTCTCGTGGTTCATGATCTCGGCAAGCAGACGCGCCTTCGCGTCCTCGGTCAGCACCGTAGATGCGTTCACTTCGGAGGCGAGCTGGATGCCTTCGGGCGTGACCGGAACCTTGGGCCCCTTGGGAGTCACCTCGGCGCGGTAATGTGAGGGCTTCGTCTTGGTGACGTCGTGGAACCGCGACGACGTATCGGCTCGCCGGCCAGAGCCATGACAGCTTGGACACGTTGCTGAGCTGCGGCCGAGCGCGTTGCCGATGCGCCCGTCCCCGCCGCAGAGGCGGCAGACTTCAGTCTCCATGGGAAGCGTGTACCACCGATCGACTCCCTCGGCGTTGAGATAGTGAGCGTCCCTACTGCCTCGGGTTCCGCATGCTCATGTTCCGGCTGGCGATGGAGGAAACATGGAAATCAAGTGGCGGCACGACGTCGATCAGGTGCTGAAAGAGGCAAAAACCGAGCGCAAGCCTGTTCTGCTCGACTTCAGCGCCGCGCCGACGTGAGGGGGGTGCGCTCGGCTGGATGCCGAGGTCTACCCGGATGAGCGCGTCGCCCGCTTCATCACGGAACAGGACTTCAAGCGGTTCGGGGAGCGATATGGCGCACAGTGGACGCCGACGATCCTGGAGCTGAACCCTGACGGAGTCGAACAACACCGCGTGGAGGGATTTCTCCAGACTGATGATTTCCTCGCCCAGCTGAAGCTCGGCCTCGGCAAGAGCGCCTTCAAGGCGAAGCAATGGCAGGACGCCGAGCGTCAGTTTCGCGAGATCGTCGATCGATTTGGGCAGTCCGACGCCGCGGCCGAGGCGCTCTACTGGGCAGGCGTCTCGCGCTACAAGGCGACGGGAGACGCGAGCGCCCTCAAGGAGACGGCGGCGGCCTTCGGCAGCAGGTATAGCAACAGCACCTGGGCGAAGAAGGCATCGATCTGGAAAGGATGAGGAGCGGCGCGCTCCGAGGCGATCATCAGTTGCAGCTCTAACCGCCTCTCAAGCGCGATGGAGGCTTTCCACGGCCTGCAATATCGCCTGCAATTCCACTGGCTTGACGAGATGCAGGTCGAACCCGACGGCGCGCGCCCGCGCGACGTCGTTCTCCTGACCATATCCGGTGACGGCGATCAGCCGCGTGGTGGCGCAGCGGCCATCCTGCCGGATCCGCTGGGCCAGCTCGTACCCATCCATCAGCGGCAGCCCGAGGTCGAGAATGCTGACGTCGAACTCCCGCTCGTCGATGAGCGAAAGCGCCTCCAGCCCGTCATGCGCTACCGACACGTCGTGGCCCTCGATGCGCAGAGCTTCGGCCAGCATCTCCGCTGCGTCGCGGTTGTCGTCCACCACCATCACACGCTTCTTGAGCGAGGCCGCCCGCGCACCGAGCGCCGGAGAGGCCACGTTCTCCTCCGCAATCGCCTCTCGCAGCACCGGCAGCCGCACGACGAACTCGCTGCCGCGATCCACGCCGTCGCTCCGCGCGGTGACCGACCCGCCGTGCAGCGTCACCAGGCTCTTCACCAGGGCGAGTCCGAGACCGAGGCCGCCTTCCGTCCGGTCCGGTCCGCGGCCGCCCTGGACGAAGAGATCGAAGATGCGCGGCAACAGCTCCGGCCGAATGCCGATGCCGTCGTCGCGGACGCGCACGACGATCTCCTCGCCCTCCCTCTGCGCGGCGACGACGATGTGCCCCGTTTGCCGCGTGTACTTCGCCGCATTCGTCAGCAGATTCGCAAAGAGCTGCGAGAGGCGCACCCCATCGCCGTGGACGCGCAGCCCTTGACGCGGCAACTCGACGCGCAGGTCATGGCAGCGTTCCTCCAGCAGCGGGCTGACGATCTCCACCGCCTTCTCGAGGGCTTCCGCAAGCTCCATCGGTCGCCGCCGCAGCTCGAACTTCCCACTGGCAATGCGCGACACGTCGAGGAGGTCGTCGACGAGCCTCGAGAGATGCGCCACCTGTCTCTCGATCACTTCGCGCTCGCGCCCGGGAGGCCCGTCCCCGCGGAGTTTCATCAGCTGCACCGCGTTGGCGATGGGTGCCAGCGGATTGCGCAGCTCGTGGCTGAGCATCGCCAGGAACTCGTCCTTGCGCCGTTCCGCGGCACGAGCCTGGTCCGCGAGCATCTCCGTGCGGTGTTGGGATCGCACCAGCTCCTCATGGGCGCGGGCGTTGGCGACGGCCGTCGCGATGTGCTCGGCCACGAGCGTGAGAAAAGTGCGGTACTCGTCGTCCAGATGCAGTCGCGGGCTGAGCCCGGCGATCAGGAAACCGTAGGGTCGCGAGAGCGCCGGGCGCGCGATGGGAATGACGGACGCCGATTCGACCGGCTCGGGCCATACCGGACCGCGGATGTCGCCGAATCGCCGGCGCACATCGGGCACGAATTCTGACTTGCCGCTCGCCGCGAGCAGGACGGGCCATGCGGAGCCGGCAGCGTGGAGATCGATCCGTTCCGGCGCGGCGGGAGAATCGGGCTGCAGGCCGCAGAGGCCAACCCGCCGCGCCACCGATCCGTCCATGGAGTAGAGCACGACGAACGGCATCCCGAAGGGGTTCTGCGCCAGGACTTCCTGAGCGCCGCGCCAGGCCGCTGCGTCCGTGTTCGCTTGCGATGCCCGCGCTGCCAGGTCGCGCACGGTGCGCATGCGGCGCTCGCTCAGCACGCGCCGGGTGGTCTCGATGCAGGTGACGAGGACGCCGCCGACGCGGTCATTCTCCTCGCGGATCGGGCTGTACGAGAAGGTGAAGTAGCACTCCTCGGTGAAGCCGTGCCGGCCGAGCGGAAACATCAGATCGTTCGCGTACACCGCGCGGCCCGTTTCCATGACGCCGCGGAACATCGGTCCGATCATGTCGCGGATTTCCGCCCAGCATTCGAGCAGCGGCTGGCCGAGCGCATTGGGGTGCTTCGCGCCAAGGACCGGGATGTAGCCGTCGTTGTAGAGCATGACCAACTCGGGTCCCCAGCACACCAGCATGGGGAAACCCGATTCGACGCAGATGCTCGTTGCCGTCCGAAGGCTCTGCGGCCACCATTCCGCGGGCCCCAGCGCGGTGGCGGACCAATCCTTGGCGCGGATCCGCGCTGCCATCTCGCCGGCGACGGCGCCGACGTCGAGCTTCAGATCTTCCGACACTCGTACAGAGGGAGACAGGAGCGGCGGCTACCGCAACAGCGGGGTACTGGGGTCGTCAAGGAGCGAACGATACACGCTACGTTCACTCCGATCGGAGCGCGATGGCCGGATCCACCTTGATCGCGCGCCGCGCTGGCAGCCAGCTCGCGGCGGCGCCGACGCCGAGGAGGAGCGCCGCGACTCCGAGATAGATCCGCGGGTCGGCCGCTGCCACCTGGCTGAGCTGGGAAGCGACGACGCGGTGGAACGCAACCGCGAGCCCCAGGCCTGCCACGACGCCTCCCGCCGCCAGGCCCAGACCGTGGCCCATGACGAGCTGGATCAGCGCACCCGGCGCGGCGCCGATGGCGGCGCGAATCGCGAGCTCCCGCGTCCGCCGCGCCATCGCGTACGAGATCACCCCGTACGTCCCGAGGGCGGCGAGCGCCAGGCCGAGCATGGCAAACAGCGACACCGTCTGCGCCGCGACGCGCTCCTGCGTCAGCGTCTCCGCGTGCACGCGCTCCATCGTCGCCATCTGCGCAATCGCGAGCTCCGGGTCGACCGACGCGACCGCGTCGCGAACGGCAGCGCCGAGCGAGCCCGGATCCATCGGGCTGCGCACCATCAGCTCGAGGATCTCCGCCGCCGGCGTGGCCGCATTCTGCGCATAGGGAAGGTACCAGGCCTCGTGCACGTCGAACCGCTCGTGCACGTCGCGCACGACGCCGATCACGGTGCGCCACGGCGACCCTTCCCGCGCGATGCGCAGCCTCTTGCCGATGGGATCCTCGTCCGGCCACAGCCTCGCGGCGAGGCGCGCGCTGATCACCGCCACGAGAGGTGCGTCGGGCCCGTCGGCAGCCTCCACGTCACGTCCCCGCAGCAAAGGAATGCGCATGGCGCCGAGCAGCCCGGGCGTGACCAGCCGGTGGTAGATGCTGGCGGCTTGCTTCTCCTCATGTCCCTCGCGAATGACCGGCGCGCTCCAGGTCCCGCCGCGCAGCGGGTTCATGGTGACGACGCCTGCAGCCGTAACGCCCGGCGTCGAGGCCAGCCGTGCCGAGAGCTGCGCGACGGTCGTCGCACGCCGTGCTCCGTCGGAGTAGCGCGACCGGGGAAGCTCGATCTCCGCCGTCAGCAGCTGCCTCTCGTCGAATCCCAGGTCGCGACCGCGCAGCAGCCGGAAGTTCTCGATCACGAGCCCCGCGCCGCAGAGGAGGACGACAGCCAGGGCGATCTGGCCCGACACGAGCAGGTTCATCAGCCGGCGACGCCCGCGGCCCTCGGTTCCCTGCGGCGCGCCGCGCAGCGTAGTCTGGAGATCGGGTCGCGTAGCCTGCAATGCCGGCAGGGCCCCGGCGACGAGCGCCGACGTCAGGGAGACCGCCAGGGCAAACGCGAGCACGCGCGGTTCGAAGGGCGCCTGCTCGAGGCCCAGTTGCTCGGAGAGGTTCGTGGGCACCAGCGCCCAGATCGCAGGCCCAAACTCGGCGGCCAGCACCGTGCCGAGCGCGCCGCCGATGATCGCCAAGAGCGCGCTCTCGGTGAGCAGCTGCCGGATCTGTCGTCCGCGCGATGCTCCGAGCGCGCTGCGGAGTGCGAACTCGTGCTGGCGCGACACGGAGCGGGCAAAGAGGAGCGCCGCGACGTCCACGCAGGCGAGCAGCAGGAAGAAGCCCAGCACCACCAGGAGGGCCAGCGCGACCCGATCCTGATCGCCAATCAAGCTCTCGCGAAGCGGCGCCGCGAGGATCCCGTAGCCCGGGTACGTGCGCGGATCCCGTTCTCGCATGCGCGAGGCGACGGCGCGCAGCTCCGCGCGGACTTCGCTCAGGGTATGGCCGGGCGCGATCCGGGCGAACACCGCGTAGTCGTCCGGCGAGACCGGATCGATCCGGGCCGGCAACCAGATGTCTGCGTGATACGGAAAGCGATAGCCCGGAGGCAGCACGCCGACGATGCGGACGGTGCGGCCGTCGATTTGCAACGTCCTGCCCAGCACTCCCGGATCGGCGCCCAGGCGGCTCCGCCACAGGGCCGTGCTGATCAAGGCGACGCCCGCATCGATGCCCTCTTCTTCCTCATCGGGGAGAAAGGCGCGACCCATCGCCGGCCGGACGCCCAGGACCGCCATGCTCCCCGGGGAGAGCACGACGGCGTCGACGCGTTCGGGAGTCTGGCCGCCCGTCAGCGTGGCGTTGCGACCGGTCTGCGCCGAGATTCCCGACAGCGTCCGCGACTGGGCGAGAATCTCGAGAAAGTGGCGGCCGGTGATGTTCACGGGGCTGATCGCGCCGCCTGGCGCGGCCGTGAAGTCGCGCAAGCGAACGAGCCGCGCCTCCTCCTCGAAGGGCAGCGGCCGCAGGAAGACCGCGTTCAGGACGCCGAAGATCGCGCAGGTGCCACCGATTCCGAGGGCGAGCGTCAACAGTGCCGCGGCGCTGAACGCCGTGTTCCGTCGCAGGGAACGCCATCCGAGCCGCAGGTCGAGAAGCAGGGTGTCCATCGCGCCGCCGGGAAGTTCCATACGTTCCGAGCGAACGCCGTGCCAAGAGCGTCCAGAGGACAGGAACCCTTTGACTGACCGGCTAGGGGAACGTCAGTCCCAAAACCGGACGACGCAGCGACATCACAAGGTGGAATTATCCATCTAGCGATAAGCGCGGTGGATCGGCGCGGTCTCTCGTCGATCTTGACGACACGAGCGGTGGGCCACCCCTCCCATACCCAGGCTATGGGGGATCTGCCCGCAGGGGCAACGGAAGTGCCCTCGTATCTTGCATCCACGATGACGAGCGCGCATCGGTCCCGCTCATTCATCTGTCCCGGCGAGGTCCACCATGGATGCGCATCGACTGGGTCTCATCTGCGCCACTCTCATCTTTCCGGCCGCGGCCACCTCGTCCTTCGCGGCGCTGCCAGCCCCGACTTCGTGTACCGGCTGCTGGCAGCCGCCTGTCGGAGCACGCTTGCAGTACCAGCTCCAGGGCGTGACCGCGTACGCATCGACCGGCGGCATCAACGTAGACATCACCGCCGTTCCTGCCGAAGGCGGATCCGCCGTCGCACCGGAGGTCTTCGACATCGACTTGTACGTCGACAGCGCCGTCAACGGCCGCATCGACGAGATGAACACCGCCGCGACGAGCGCCATCCACGCCAAGGGCGCGCGCGCGATCTGCTACCTGGACGCCGGCAC
The Deltaproteobacteria bacterium genome window above contains:
- a CDS encoding TMEM165/GDT1 family protein — its product is MHPPFAIHSPGEDPGRRGSRGPHRSGATLLRSGARVEGLQRRLLFDVGWSSRAIIPSRNFQPAAAVAVDVNALPLLLSFLLILLAELPDKTLYTVLLLATRNRPWPVLLGACAAFLAHGFIAVALASVLGALPTWLLTFGTAGLFITFGLRLLFQRKEIGESANAAAADRVLTTSFWLVFAAEWGDATQIGTAALVARFPDHRWQVFSGATLGLWVGALLAVAIGRAAGRCLPEVAVRRVAGAVFCAFGILTAIHGS
- a CDS encoding FkbM family methyltransferase; this translates as MFSGMDATSPIAVAPWYWRLAVYLVRNRYRGGWRLLEITQRLGLLDKVVRIPVLGGSLDVPLHRECNEWWDESYVSSYEAPFVEALVTAAESLPRPIELIDCGADIGIFSVLVAARFPHFRRVTAFEPNAEAFPFLVSNLGRLPMTAVPKNAAVSDFPGRARLDSSPRDRTDSAKFIVPEAEGEFSVERVDDLGIEDASVVLKIDVEGAEINVLRGALETLRRAPGFAVGFEAHRDVVSRTGVDPSECIRLLQSIRPVRIQVAEDRGARIDPERPFFDQVRALKVYNVVCSST
- a CDS encoding lipopolysaccharide biosynthesis protein encodes the protein MSGHRYPLAKGGGGMSSLARRWRLLSVQAFGRSGPLVLSRVASAALTFGLPLVLVRVLDPHSFGTYKQFFLVAQTLLLVGQLGLTQSLYYFLPRGAAQRGAYVAQVVALLAGLGALLGIAIWTLSPLLSRWLASPDLVGLRIPLAVYSAAMLAAAPLEATLVCEGHLRKAAFAYTASDVLRAAAIVLAAAVFGDTWLFWAACLVAVLRVGTLWSLVGSGLAPRAAPRWSLLRPQLAYALPFAGSSLLYVVHKYLPQYVVSACFDPATFALFAVASFHLPVIDIIYTPTSEVLMVELGRRESMRDLPGAVRHWQDSIERLATLLFPAAVGSWLVGPILLPMLFTADYAPAVPLFMLATAEIPLWIFPCDAVLRASGDTRFLFRFNAVRLLVTAVLVLAGIRLLGIQGAIGAAIVAESLGCAVLLSRAGRYLRVSTRDLVDWRALVRIATCAALAVVPALALRFVLPGGPQLLIASVLVYSAAYFTVRAVLGRSAVATTAPFTAGLIEK
- a CDS encoding glycosyltransferase family 4 protein, translated to MPLGIGMLAGVFPPFIGGIQTHTLQLARRLVEHGVEVHVLTRHHTGLSRQECMDGVHVHRVGDASLPRGIRAASYLLGALATLHRLRNDIHLFHAHQLMAPALVGYLGRAMLGKPLVLNPHSPVEVAQLQARGASGRLQLAAARRFGDAFVSICKPITVELLRAGVDEGRIHFIPNGVDTRVFHPANSTERAQLRRELGLSDSPMVVYAGRLSYVKGIDVLLDAWPHLEDRAQLCIVGDGEDAAALREHAAGLRGVRFVGPIRNPAPFLRAADVAVMPSRSEGLSVALLEAMSCGLSTVATAVGGSPDAIDDGIDGLLVPPEDPPALAGALIRALETPSMGLAARARIVEGHSIDRVADRVLALYRALCPAPRRYFSMSPAVNGAVVATADLPSTARTVK
- a CDS encoding class I SAM-dependent methyltransferase; amino-acid sequence: MHSWRERPVWWRVKTCTSTPCSTSRRASCRVCVWIPPMNGGKTPASMPIPSGIEVAKVRTASLGGNVDEHAVYVRSEWHKFQQMGAPLQAFAARVVPLPRSVLDVGCGAGQELLPYLDTVSVGIDVRRSGLVEGRSLFGSRAPSLLVGVGEALPFARAAFDVVLCRLAVPYMNVRMALDEMARVLAPGGVLVLQVHHLRYYLRRLLRARTLKEIVHALRVIGRGAAFELTGRQMRGEVFQLIGSLQRMLTAAGFAVVEIDQRDRTAPIAVARRR
- a CDS encoding molecular chaperone DnaJ gives rise to the protein METEVCRLCGGDGRIGNALGRSSATCPSCHGSGRRADTSSRFHDVTKTKPSHYRAEVTPKGPKVPVTPEGIQLASEVNASTVLTEDAKARLLAEIMNHESTHGRCTRTFLKKVRKQVRPHE
- a CDS encoding tetratricopeptide repeat protein; translation: MDAEVYPDERVARFITEQDFKRFGERYGAQWTPTILELNPDGVEQHRVEGFLQTDDFLAQLKLGLGKSAFKAKQWQDAERQFREIVDRFGQSDAAAEALYWAGVSRYKATGDASALKETAAAFGSRYSNSTWAKKASIWKG
- a CDS encoding response regulator, translated to MAARIRAKDWSATALGPAEWWPQSLRTATSICVESGFPMLVCWGPELVMLYNDGYIPVLGAKHPNALGQPLLECWAEIRDMIGPMFRGVMETGRAVYANDLMFPLGRHGFTEECYFTFSYSPIREENDRVGGVLVTCIETTRRVLSERRMRTVRDLAARASQANTDAAAWRGAQEVLAQNPFGMPFVVLYSMDGSVARRVGLCGLQPDSPAAPERIDLHAAGSAWPVLLAASGKSEFVPDVRRRFGDIRGPVWPEPVESASVIPIARPALSRPYGFLIAGLSPRLHLDDEYRTFLTLVAEHIATAVANARAHEELVRSQHRTEMLADQARAAERRKDEFLAMLSHELRNPLAPIANAVQLMKLRGDGPPGREREVIERQVAHLSRLVDDLLDVSRIASGKFELRRRPMELAEALEKAVEIVSPLLEERCHDLRVELPRQGLRVHGDGVRLSQLFANLLTNAAKYTRQTGHIVVAAQREGEEIVVRVRDDGIGIRPELLPRIFDLFVQGGRGPDRTEGGLGLGLALVKSLVTLHGGSVTARSDGVDRGSEFVVRLPVLREAIAEENVASPALGARAASLKKRVMVVDDNRDAAEMLAEALRIEGHDVSVAHDGLEALSLIDEREFDVSILDLGLPLMDGYELAQRIRQDGRCATTRLIAVTGYGQENDVARARAVGFDLHLVKPVELQAILQAVESLHRA
- a CDS encoding ABC transporter permease; protein product: MELPGGAMDTLLLDLRLGWRSLRRNTAFSAAALLTLALGIGGTCAIFGVLNAVFLRPLPFEEEARLVRLRDFTAAPGGAISPVNITGRHFLEILAQSRTLSGISAQTGRNATLTGGQTPERVDAVVLSPGSMAVLGVRPAMGRAFLPDEEEEGIDAGVALISTALWRSRLGADPGVLGRTLQIDGRTVRIVGVLPPGYRFPYHADIWLPARIDPVSPDDYAVFARIAPGHTLSEVRAELRAVASRMRERDPRTYPGYGILAAPLRESLIGDQDRVALALLVVLGFFLLLACVDVAALLFARSVSRQHEFALRSALGASRGRQIRQLLTESALLAIIGGALGTVLAAEFGPAIWALVPTNLSEQLGLEQAPFEPRVLAFALAVSLTSALVAGALPALQATRPDLQTTLRGAPQGTEGRGRRRLMNLLVSGQIALAVVLLCGAGLVIENFRLLRGRDLGFDERQLLTAEIELPRSRYSDGARRATTVAQLSARLASTPGVTAAGVVTMNPLRGGTWSAPVIREGHEEKQAASIYHRLVTPGLLGAMRIPLLRGRDVEAADGPDAPLVAVISARLAARLWPDEDPIGKRLRIAREGSPWRTVIGVVRDVHERFDVHEAWYLPYAQNAATPAAEILELMVRSPMDPGSLGAAVRDAVASVDPELAIAQMATMERVHAETLTQERVAAQTVSLFAMLGLALAALGTYGVISYAMARRTRELAIRAAIGAAPGALIQLVMGHGLGLAAGGVVAGLGLAVAFHRVVASQLSQVAAADPRIYLGVAALLLGVGAAASWLPARRAIKVDPAIALRSE